The following coding sequences lie in one uncultured Flavobacterium sp. genomic window:
- a CDS encoding helix-turn-helix transcriptional regulator: protein MSTLTKPNHIGRKISRIRELRDMKQEALAQALGISQQTVSAIENSEIIDDEKLQAIAEILGVTVEGIKNFSEEAVLNIIGNTYHDSNVVNGNAYSCNFNPLDKMVELFERLVQAEKEKVEYLEKLLKGK from the coding sequence ATGAGCACACTAACAAAACCAAATCATATAGGGCGAAAAATTAGCCGTATTCGTGAACTTCGTGATATGAAACAGGAAGCATTGGCACAAGCTTTAGGAATTAGCCAACAAACGGTTTCGGCTATTGAAAACAGCGAAATAATTGATGATGAAAAACTTCAGGCAATTGCCGAAATTCTTGGCGTTACAGTAGAAGGAATTAAGAATTTCTCTGAAGAAGCAGTTTTAAATATTATTGGAAATACTTACCATGACAGCAATGTTGTTAATGGAAATGCATATAGCTGTAACTTCAATCCTCTTGATAAAATGGTCGAGCTTTTCGAACGTTTGGTTCAGGCAGAGAAAGAGAAAGTAGAGTATTTGGAGAAGTTGTTGAAAGGGAAGTAG